In Streptomyces sp. NBC_00683, the DNA window GCCGGCGCCGGTCGCCTGGTTCGAGGCGTCGACGCCCGACACGGCCACCGGGGAGCCGCTGACCCTCGGGGTGCTGCAGCCGTTCCTGCGCGGTGCGCAGGACGGCTGGCAGCTCGCCCTCGCGTCGCTCGGCTCGGGGCGCGACTTCGTGCCCGAGGCGCATGCGCTCGGCCGGGCCACGGCGGAGGTGCACACGGCGCTGGCCGCCGCTCTGCCGACACCCGCTCTCGCCCACGCGCAGACCAGGCACCTGGTGGCGGGGATGGTCGAACGGCTGGAGGCAGCCGCGCAGGCGGTTCCGGCACTCGTGCCCTACGTACCGGGTCTGCGTACCGCCTTCGACGCCGTCACCGCGCTGGGGCACACGGGCCGCAGCTGGGCCGCGCAGCGGGTCCACGGTGATCTGCATCTGGGCCAGACGCTGCGCGGACCCGACGGTTTCTGGTCACTGATCGACTTCGAGGGCGAGCCGGCCAAGCCGCTGCCGGAGCGCCGCAGCCCCCAACTCCCGGTGCGCGACGTCGCGGGGATGCTCCGCTCCTTCGACTACGCGGCCCGCTCGCACCGCCCGTGGAATCCGGAGTGGGCGGCCCGCTGCCGCGCCGCGTACTGCGAGGGCTACGCACGGGGCGCGGGAACCGATCCGCGCAGCGAGCCGGAACTGCTGCGCGCCCATGAGACCGACAAGGCGGTGTACGAGGTGCTGTACGAGGCCCGGCACCGCCCCGACTGGCTGCCGGTTCCGATGGCGGCCATCCAGCGCCTGGCCACGACGACCGCGTGAGCCCGGCACCCACCCCCCTTCCCTCCCTCCTCACCTCACCTCCTAGGAGGCAGTCCCTGTGACCGCCCGCAAGCCGTCCCGCAAGTCGTCCGAGCCCATCGAGGTCCCGGCCGCTCCCCAGCCGGTCACCACCGAGATCACCGCCCCCCAGTCGGTCACGGCCGACATCAAGGCCCCGTCCACCGCAACCACCGAGCCCGCCTCCGCTGCCGCCTCCGACCCTGCGGCCCCCGCGTCCCCAGCAGGTCGTTCCAAGCGGTCCCGGGCCAAGCAGTCGGCGTCCGCCGCCAAGGCGCCCAAGGCGCCCAAGACGCCCAAGGCCGACGCCGACGCCGCCACTGCCCCGCCCCGCCCCCGGCGCGGCGGTGGCAGCAAGGGCGCCCTTCCGGCGACGGCCCTGGACGACGGGGACCGGGCCCGGCTGCTCGCCGGTGAGCACCACGCCCCTCACGATCTGCTCGGCGCGCACCTGACCCGCGGCGGGGTCGTGGTCCGTGCGCTGCGTCCGTTCGCACGCTCCGTGTCCGTCCTGGCGCAAGGCCTGCGGGCGGAACTGCAGAGTGACGGCGACGGCTTCTTCTCGGGCGTGCTCCCCACGCCGGCCGTCCCGGAGTACCGGCTGCTGGTCGCGTACGAGGACAACGAGATCGAGGTGGAGGACCCGTACCGCTTCCTGCCCTCGCTCGGCGAGCTCGATCTGCACCTGCTCGGCGAGGGCCGGCACGAGGAGCTGTGGACGGCGCTCGGTTCGCAGCCGATGGAGCACCAGGGCGTCGCGGGCACGCGCTTCACCGTCTGGGCGCCGAACGCGCGCGGGGTCCGCGTCACGGGTGACTTCAACTTCTGGGACGGCACCGGCTTCCCGATGCGTTCGCTGGGCTCGACCGGCGTATGGGAGCTGTTCGTCCCGGCGATCGGCGAGGGCACCCTGTACAAGTTCGACATCTGCCGCCCCGACGGTTCGCACACCCAGCGCTCCGACCCGATGGCCCGCTACGCGGAGGTACCGCCGGCGAACGCCTCGGTCGTCACCGCCTCGCACCACGAGTGGCAGGACAGCGACTGGATGGCGCACCGCGGCGACCGCCCGGTGCACCAGGCCCCGTTCTCCGTCTACGAGGTCCATCTGCCCTCCTGGCGCCCGGGACTGAACTACCGCCAGCTCGCCACCCAGCTGCCCGCGTACGTGAAGGACCTCGGCTTCACGCACGTCGAGCTGATGCCGGTCTCGGAGCACCCCTTCGGCGGCTCCTGGGGCTACCAGGTCACCGGCTTCTACGCGCCGACGTCCCGCCTGGGCACTCCGGACGACTTCCGCTTCCTGGTCGACGCGCTGCACGCGGCGGGCATCGGCGTCCTCATGGACTGGGTGCCGGCGCACTTCCCCCGCGACGACTGGGCGCTCGCCGAGTTCGACGGCCGCCCGCTGTACGAGCACTCCGACCCGAACCGGGCGGCGCACCCGGACTGGGGCACCCTGGAGTTCGACTACGGCCGCAAGGAGGTCCGCAACTTCCTGGTCGCCAACGCCACGTACTGGTGCGAGGAGTTCCACATCGACGGCCTGCGGGTCGACGCCGTCGCCTCCATGCTCTACCTCGACTACTCCCGCGAGGACGGCCAGTGGTCGCCGAACGAGCACGGGGGCCGGGAGAACCTGGATGCGGTCGCCTTCCTCAAGGAGATGAACGCGACTGTCTACCGGCGCAATCCCGGTGTCGTCACGATGGCGGAGGAGTCCACGGCCTGGGACGGCGTCACCCGCGCCACGGAACACGGCGGCCTGGGCTTCGGCCTCAAGTGGAACATGGGCTGGATGCACGACTCCCTCGTGTACATGTCCAAGGAGCCCATCCACCGCAAGTACCACCACAACGAGATGACCTTCTCGATGGTGTACGCGTACAGCGAGAACTACGTGCTGCCGATCTCGCACGACGAGGTGGTGCACGGCAAGCAGGCCCTGGTGAGCAAGATGCCCGGCGACTGGTGGCAGCGGCGCGCCAACCACCGCGCCTACCTCGGCTTCATGTGGGCCCATCCCGGCAAGCAACTCCTCTTCATGGGACAGGAGTTCGCGCAGGGCGCGGAATGGTCCGAGGGTCACGGACCGGACTGGTGGCTGCTCGACGAGACGTACGAGGCCTCCGGCGACCACCGCGGCGTACGCACCCTGGTCACGGACCTCAACGCGGTGTACGGAGCGCTGCCGGCGCTGTGGCAGCGCGACACGGACCCGGGGGGCTTCTCCTGGATCGACGGCGGCGCGGCGGAGGACAACGCGTTCGCGTTCCTGCGCTACGACGCGGACGGCTCGCCGCTGCTGGCGGTCTCGCACTTCTCCCCGGTGGTGCGGCACGACTACCGGCTGGGCGTACCGGGAGGCCCGGAGGCCTGGGTGGAGATCCTGAACACGGACGCGGCCCGGTACGGCGGCAGCGACGTGCGCAACGAGGATCCGCTGAAGCCGGAGGACGTACCGGCCCACGGCAGGGAGACGAGCGTGACGCTGACGCTGCCGCCGCTCGCGACGGTGTGGTTCCGGCCGGCCTGACAGCCGGAACCACGGATCGGAGTCGGGGCCCCGCGGCCGAGCCGCGAGGGCCCCGTCCCCCACCGCTCGCTCACCGCTTCAGTCGCCCGTCACCCCGTCGGTCCGCTCCCGCAGCAGGTCGGCGTGGCCGTTGTGGCGGGCGTACTCCTGGATCATCAGCAGGTAGACCCAGCGCAGGCTCAGGGGGCGTCCGCCCGTGGACGCGAAGACCTCGTCGAGACCGTGCCCCGCCACCGCCGCGTCGCAGGCGGCGACTTCGGCCCGGAAGAGTCCGAAGTCCCTCTCCGCGCCGGCCGGGTCCGCCCCGTCGAGCCCCTCGTTCCCGTCCGAGGGGCCCGCATGGACGTCACCGATGCCCTCACCCCTGAACTGCCTGCGGAACCACCAGCGTTCGACTTCCGCCATGTGCCGGACCAGGCCGAGGAGCGAGAGGTCCGAGGGCTCCACAGCCGTCCGGGCCAGCTGCTCCGGATCCAGTCCGGCGCACTTGGCCAGCAGGGTCTCCCGGTGCCGGGTCAGCCAGCCCTCCAGCATACGGCGTTCGTCCAGCGTGCCCAGGCTGCCGAGCTGCGCCGTACGCTCCACCTGCGGTGCGGTCCATGTCATGGACTCATCCTCCGTACGGCCGCACACGACCACCAGCAGGCGCGCCTCGTCCGGCCGGATACGCTCCCGCCCATGACACAGCCCACCCCGCCCGCGGCACGGACCGGCGCGCCGCCGGACGGACCGAAGCAGCTGTGGGGCATCGCCACGGCCTCGTTCGTCGTCTTCCTCGCCGCCTGGGCACTGAGCTGGATCAAGGCGTACGCGATCAACGACGACCTGCCCAACGCCTGCGGCGACGTGCGCAGGCAGGTCTTCCCTCCGGAGGTGACGTGCCTGTCCGGAAGCGGCGCGGTCACCGGCGCGAACGCGGGATGGATCGAGGTCGTCTTCTTCGCCTCGTTCGCGGTGGCGGTGCTGTTCGGGACCCTGGCTCTCGCGGTGGCCATGGCCGTCCGCAGGAGGTGACACGGGGGCGGCCGAGCCGTGCGCGGACGTCTAGTCGCCGCGCACGATCTGCCGGGCCACCTGCCCGCGCGCGTCGGCGAGTTCCGCGGCGATCCGTCGCTCCCTGCCGTTGTCCGTCACCACGGCCGCAGGCGTGGGCGCACCCGCGAGCAGGCACTCACGGCGCAGATGTGTCGGCGGATGGGTGTCGTCGACGCTGTGCCCCCTCCGGGCACCGACCCGCCTCTGCCTCTCGTACTCGTGCTCCGGGATCGACTCCATGTGTGCCGCGAGCAGCTCCCACAGACCGTCCGTCGGCTCCTCGGCCCGGCCGCCGCCGCGCGGGCGGGTCCGGAGCCTGTTGCTCTCGCGACGCACGGTGATGACGGCCGAGTCCGCGACGAGCAGCCGGTCCAGGAACGCCACGGCCGCTTCGGTGGAACCGGCGCGGGCAGCAACGGAGTCGGCGAGGTACTCGGCACGCTGCTTGGAACGCAGGGTCAGCTGGTCGAGCAGCATCAGCATGCCCAGGACCAGCGACCGGGGCGCCAGGTAGACCAGGTTCGCCAGCATCTCGAGCGGCGCCGGATCCTCGGTCGGCCGGAGGTAGTAGTGCCAGGTGGCCAGCGAACGGTACGCGGTCGCGAAGACGATTCCGCGCCGGGTGTCACCGTTGCTGTAGTGCCCCAGCTCATGGCCCAGCACGGCGATCCTCTGCTGGGGTTCGAGTGTCTCCCACAGGGGCACACCGAGGGTCAGCAGACGGCGGCCACGTACTCCGCAGGTCCGCACGCCCGCGTTGAAATCGGCATCGACCGCGATCACGTCCACGCTCCTGGTGCCGGCCACCTGAGCGATCTCGTCGATGAGCCCGTACAGAGCGGGCGCATCGGTGCGGTACAGCAGCAGCCCGTCCTTGGGCAGCCGGGGTATACGCGGCCGCAGACTCCAGGCCAGCGCCAGGAAGAAGAGCCCCGCCACCACCGGGCCAGGGCTGCCCCATCCGCCCACCACGCACCAGATGCCTCCTGCGGCCAGGGCCACGGTCACACCGTGGACCACGAGTGCGATCCCGTAGGCGAGGAGAGCCGGTCGGTCCCTCCCCGGGCGCAGCGTCCCGCCCGCGCTCACTTCGGCGAGCAGCCGCTCGCCGTGCCGGCCGGCGAGGGTACGGCGCACCCTCGCGAGCCGGCCCTGCTGTTCTTCCTCCGGCCCCAACGGGTCCACGTTCCAGTCGCAGTCGCCGCACCAGGCCGGGAACCGGCTGTCCACCCTGATCCCGGATCCGCACTCCGGGCACTGCTGAGTTGTCTCTCCTGCGTGTGTGCGCACCGGAGCCTGCTCCCCATCCCCACGGCCTCTCCCCCGAGGCCACCCGTTTCCGACCCGGCGAAGCTGATCACGTGGCCGGAACCGAGTAAAGCCCGAGCGTCCCCCTACACCGCCGCGAACACGTCCTCCAGCTCCTGCAGCAGCCGCCGCTTCGGGCGGGCGCCGACCATCGACTTCACCGGTTCGCCGTCCCGGAACACCATCAGCGTCGGCATCGACAGCACCGCGTAGCGGCTCGTGATGCCGGGGTTGGCGTCCACGTCCAGCTGGACGATCTTGATGCGGCCGGTCTCCTCCGCCGCGATCGCGCTGAGCACCGGGGCGAGCTGGCGGCAGGGGCCGCACCAGTCCGCGGTGAATTCGACCAGGACCGGGAGGTCCGCTCCCAGGACCTCCTCGTCGAATGTCGTGTCGGTGACCTCTGCGACACCTTCTGCGTGGATCATCTGTCATCCTCCCAGTTCACATCGTGGTTCGGGGCCGCCGGGCCGCTCGGCCGCGGCCTCCAGTTCGGCGCGTGCCAGCTGTGCGCCCACCTCCGTACGGACCGTCCGCAGCTGCCCGATGAGCGAGTCGAGCTCGTCGAGCTTGCGGCGGTAGACGGCCAGGGACGCGGGGCAGGCGTCGCCCGCCGGGTGGCCGGCGCGCAGGCAGTCGACGAAGGGGCGGGTCTCCTCCAGGTCGAACCCGAAGTCCTGGAGGGTCCGGATCTGCTGGATCAGCCGCAGGTCGCCCTCGTCGTAGGTGCGGTAGCCGTTCTCCGCGCGGCGTGCGTGCAGCAGGCCTCGCGACTCGTAGTACCGCAGCGTCCGTGTTGTCGTCCCGGCGCGTTCGGCCAGTTCCCCGATTCGCATACGGCGACGGTAATCCTTGACGTCGGCGTCAAGGCAAGGGACCGGACGGGAGGGGGCGCCCGGCCCGTCGGGGAAGTTGAAGCGGCCAGGGCCATTGACGGCCGCCCCCGGTGCCTCTAAATACTCTTGAGAGCGCTCTCAAAAGCAACCTTCCCCGCACGCCCCCACCGGAGGTTCCCTTGCGTACGAGCCGCACGATCCCCCACAGACGTACGACCGTCCTCTCCGCCCTCACCGCCCTGGCCCTCACCCTCGCCGGGGTGATCACCGTCGCCGGATCCGGGCCCGCCCGTGGTGACGTGCCGACCACCCCCGGGTGGAACCTGCAGTGGAGCGACGACTTCAACGGCGCGAACCGCAGCCTGCCCTCCTCCGCGAACTGGCAGATCGACACAGGTCACGGCTATCCCGGCGGCCCCGGCAACTGGGGCACCGGGGAGATCCAGAACTACACCGCGAGCCCCGACAACGTCAGCCTCGACGGCAGCGGCAACCTCCGCATCACCCCGCTCCGCGACGGCGCGGGCAACTGGACCTCCGGCCGCATCGAGACCAGGAGGGCCGACTTCAAGGCCCCGGCCGGCGGCACCCTGCGCATCGAGGGCCGCGTCCAGATGCCGAACGTCACCGGCAACGCGGCCCTGGGCTACTGGCCCGCCTTCTGGGCGCTCGGCTCCCCCTACCGCGGCAACTACTGGAACTGGCCGGGCATCGGCGAGTTCGACATCATGGAGAACGTCAACGGGATCAACTCCGTCTGGGGCGTGCTCCACTGCGGGGTCAACCCGGGCGGCCCCTGCAACGAGACCACCGGCCTCGGCAACAGCCGCACCTGCCCCGGCGCGAGCTGCCAGTCCGCCTTCCACACGTACCGCTTCGAGTGGGACCGCGCCGTCACCCCCAACGCCCTGCGCTGGTACGTGGACGGCCAGCTCTTCCACAGCGTCACCCAGAGCCAGCTGGACGCCGGGACGTGGGCGAACATGACGGACCACGCCGGGTACTTCCTCCTGCTGAACCTCGCGATCGGCGGCGCCTTCCCGAACGCGCTCGGCGGCTCGACCCCGACCGCCGAGACGGTGCCGGGCCGACCGATGCTGGTGGACTACGTGGGCGTCTGGACCAAGGGTGGCGGCGGGACCACCGACCCGCCCACCGACCCGCCGTCCGGCTCCTCCACCCTCGCCCTGCGCAGCGCCGGAGGCCTGGGCGCCGCCCAGTCCGCAGCCTCGTCGGTGACGGTCGCCTCGGCGGGCGGCGGCAACTACGACGGCACCCCGCACAGTCCGCAGACCTTCACCGCGACGGGCATCACCCGGGCGTACGACGGTGGCGCCACCCAGTTCGACGTGTTCGCGGACTCGGGCACCACCGTTGCCAACGGGCAACAAGTACGGGTGAGTTACGACCGCACAGGTGACGGGACCTGGGACCGCACGGAGACGTACAACTACTTCGCCACCGATCCCGTCAACGGGTACGAGCACTACACCCAGGCCAAGGGCCTCAAGTCCTCCACCGGCAGCCACGGCAACCTGGCCAACGGCACGGTGAAGGTCGAGATCTGGAACGCCATCGGCAACGGTACGGGCACCGTCGGCGTCGGCAACCAGTCGGTCGTCCACATCCCCTACGGCTGATCAGGGGTCAGGAGGTCCTGAGGTAACAGGTGTAGGAGCCTGTCACCGTCGTCTCCGTCACTCCTCCGCTGTTGCTGAACTCCAGGTTGGAGGCGCCCACGAAACTGAAGCCCTCCGCGTAACGGCCGCCGCGCCGCCAGTCCTCCGGCGCGGCGGCAGACGCCCGCTCGCACTGCGCCCTGCCGTACCCCTCGGCGCTTCTGTCTTCCTGCGTCCCCGGGAAGGTCCTGTCCACCTTCACCTGGGCCAGTACCCGCAGTTCGTGCTTGCCCTTGCAGTCGACGGGCCTTACGACCACCGTGGAGCCGAGCCCCGTGTCACTGCTGGTGGCACACCGGCCCTTCTTGAGCGTGGCCACGGGAGCCAGCGCCGTGCGGGCGTCCACGACCGGCTCGCCGCTGCTGTCCGGGCCCTTGCCCTTCACCGGCTTGCCGAAGGCGCTGAGTTCGTACGCCGCGTGCAGCCGCTTCACATGGACGAGGGCCATCCGCTCGTGCAGACGGGCCAGGACGGGCCCGAGGTCGGCATCGGCCGAGGCCAGGCGGCCGTCGCCGTCCAGACGCACCGTCAGCTGGACGGGGTCCGTTCCCCAGTCGCTCTGCAGGCTCTGGAGGTCACGGGGGAGCACTTCCGCGGCGACCTCGGGAAGCACGGTCACCCGGTACACCCGGCTGCCGTCCGCCCGGCGCTCGGGCTTCTCCCTGGGAATCACCCGCGGGACGATATCGGCGAGGGTCCCGCTGTACGGGGCCACGTCACCGGCTGCATGCGCCGCGATCACACCGGTGGTCTCGCCGAGTTCGTTGACGGCTTCGGGGGTGTACTTCAGCCAGGCGGAGTCGCCGTTGCGGACGTAGACGTCGTCCTCGGCGGTGGCCACGGTCTGCTCTCCCTCGGGGGCCGATCCCTGGAGGGACTCCAGGTCCTGCTCCGGGAAGCGCGGGTTCGCCCTGAAGCCGAGCTTCGCGAGCGACGTCCCCCGCTCGTAGTCCTGGATCCCCTTCGCCCGGTGCACGGCGTCGCCGCCCGCCGCCTCGTAGGTCAGCGTCGACAGGAAGCCGGCGGTGCCCGCGTCGCGGGTGGCGTCCGTCGCCGCTTGGAACTGCTCGGCGAGCGGCAGCCCGTAGACCGTCCTGCCGGGGTCGGGCTGCTCCGGGGCGCCGCATCCGGCCATGGCGACGATGGCCGGCAGCAGCAGTGCGACCGCGGCTCCCCGGTGTCGTGCGGTCTTCAGTGTCCCCACCCCTTGTGCCTGGTCAGGACACCTCTTGCGCCTGTTCAGAACAGCGATACTGCTCGGGCCTGCCACACGGCACCAGCACGGAATGATCACGCTGTCCCCACGCCCGTCGCGGGACATACGCGAGCGGCCGGTACGGGACCTCCCGTACCGGCCGCTCGGTTCGCTCGTTACGCCTTCACCAGCGAGGGCTGCTCCTCGCCGCCGTCCCTGGACCCGGGGACGAGCGCTTCCGGGGCGTGCGGCTCCGCGGGGCCCTCGTCCACGATCATCTTCTCGTCGAACGGCAGATGGCCGGAGAGGACCTCGTCCACCCGCGCCCGGTCGATCTCCTTGGTCCAGGTGCCGACCAGCACCGTGGCGACCGCGTTGCCCGCGAAGTTCGTCAGGGCGCGGGCCTCGCTCATGAAGCGGTCGATGCCGACGATCAGGCCGACGCCGTCGACCAGTTCGGGGCGGTGGGACTGCAGGCCGCCCGCGAGGGTGGCCAGCCCGGCGCCGGTGACGCCCGCGGCGCCCTTCGAGGCGATCACCATGAAGATCAGCAGCGAGATCTGCTCGCTGATGCTCAGCGGGTCGCCCGTCGCGTTGGCGATGAAGAGCGAGGCCATCGTCAGGTAGATCGCGGTGCCGTCGAGGTTGAAGGAGTAGCCGGTCGGCACGGTGATGCCGACGACGGGCTTGCTGATGCCCATGTGCTCCATCTTCGCGATCAGCCGCGGCAGGGCCGACTCGGAGGAGGAGGTGGAGAGGATCAGCAGGAACTCGCGGCCCAGGTACTTCAGCAGGGCGAAGATGTTGACCCCCGCCACCACCCGCAGGATCGCGCCCAGGATCACGAACACGAAGAGCGCGCAGGTGACGTAGAAGCCGACCATGATGATCGCGAGGGACTTCAGCGCGTCCACGCCGGTCTCGCCGACCACCGCCGCGATCGCTCCGAACGCGCCGACCGGGGCCGCCCACATGATCATGGCGAGGATGCGGAACACGAGGCGCTGGATGTGGCCGATGCCGCGCAGGACCGGTTCGCCGGCCGAACCCATGGCCTGCAGGGCGAAGCCCGCCAACAGGGCGATGAGCAGGGTCTGCAGGACCTCGCCCTCGGTGAAGGCCGAGACCATGGTGGTCGGGATGACGCCGAGCAGGAAGTCCACCGTGGACTCGCTCGCCCCCGCCGCCTGCTCCTCACCGGCGGCGCGTGCCGCGTCGGTGAGGTGGAGGCTGGAGCCGGGCTCCAGGATGTTGCCGACGACCAGGCCGATGGCCAGGGCGACGGTCGACATCACCAGGAAGTAGCCGAGGGCGAGACCGCCGACGGCGCCGACCTTGGCGGCCTTGCGTACGGAGCCGACGCCCAGCACGATCGTGCAGAAGATGATCGGCGAGATCATCATCTTGATGAGGTTGACGAACCCGGTGCCGATGGGCTTGAGCTCCACGGCCACGCCCGGTGCGATGAAGCCGACCGCGATGCCCAGCACCACGGCGGCGATCACAGCCAGGTAGAGATAGTGCGTTCGGTCCCGTCGTGCGACTTTCTCTGCCACGGTGGTCTCCTCGGGGTTTGCGGTCGCTCCCCCGTCCCAGGGGGCCCCGGTGACTATTCACTTCCCTGTGACCGCGGTCACCCTTGCGTTCATATCGTTCACGGACGCTTTCGAGCCACCTTGGGCCGGTGGGTGCCGCCGTGCAGACTGGGGCCATGCGCCTGTCCCGTACGCTCCCCCGCAGTCTGGCCGGCCAGCTCTTCGCGATGCAGGCCCTGCTCGTGGCCGCGGTCGTGGCCGGGTGCGCCTTCTTCGCGTACGCCTCCGGCCGTGCACAGGCGGAGGAGACCGCGGACCGGCAGGTACGGGCCGCCGCTCTCGCCATGGCCGGATCCCCGTCCGTGCGGGAAGCGATCCGTACCCCGAACCCCACCGCCGTACTCCAGCCGTACGCGGAGCGGGTCCGCGCGGACACCGGGATCACCTTCGTCACGATCATGGATCCGAACCGGGTGCGCTGGACCCATCCGCACCCCTCGGAGATCGGCAGGACCTTCATCGGGAACACCGCCCCGGCCCTGCGCGGTGAGACCTTCACGGAGACGTACACCGGCACCCTGGGGCCGTCGATACGGGTCGTCACACCGATCCGTGACGGGGGCCGGATCGTCGGCCTGGTCAGCGCCGGCATCACCGTCGACCGGGTCTCCAACCAGGTACGCGAACAGCTCGGCGCCCTGGGCATGGCGGCGGGCGCGGCGCTGGCGCTCGGCGGGCTCGGCACGTACGTGATCAACGCCAGGCTGCGCCGGCACACGCATGGGATGAACGCCCGCGAGCTGGGCCGGATGCACGATTACCACGAAGCCGCCCTGCACGCGGTGCGTGAGGGGCTGCTGATGCTGGACGGACAGCGCCGGATCGCGCTGATCAACGATGCGGGCCGGGAGCTGCTGGGACTGGCACCGGGTTCGGTCGGGCGGAAGGTCGACGAGCTCGCCCTCCCCCGGCCGCTGACCGGGGCGCTCCTGGCGTCCGAGCCGCGGGTCGACGAGGTCCATCTGACCTCGGACCGGGTCATCGTCCTCAACACCAGCCCCGTCGTGGGCGGGGAGAAGCGCGGCACGGTGGTGACGCTGCGGGACCACACGGAGCTGCAGGCCCTGTCGGGCGAGCTCGACTCGGAGCGCGGCTTCACGCAGGCACTGCGCTCGCAGGCGCACGAGGCGGCCAACAGGCTGCACACCGTGGTGTCACTGATCGAACTGGGCCGGGTCGAGGAGGCGGTGGACTTCGCGACGGCGGAGCTGGAGCTTGCGCAGGTCCTGACCGACCGGGTCGTCGGGGCGGTCGCCGAACCGGTGCTGGCCGCGCTGCTGCTCGGCAAGGCGGCGCAGGCCAACGAGCGCGGTGTGGAGCTCGTTCTCGCGGAGGACAGCCTGATCGACGACGGGGCGCTGCCACCGGCTCTCGCGCCGCGTGATCTGGTGACGGTCCTGGGCAATCTGATCGACAACGCGGTGGACGCGGCGTCGGAGACGGGAGCGGGAGGCGGAGGCGTGCCCGTACCCGCCCAGCGCGGCACGACGCGGCCACGGGTCACCGTCACCGCGCTGACCGACGACGGTGAGCTGCTGCTGAGGGTCGCCGACACGGGGCCCGGAGTCGGCCCGGACGACGTGGACGAGGTGTTCCGGCGCGGCTGGACGACGCACGGTGCGGACCGCGGGCTCGGGCTGGCGCTGGTGCGGCAGGCGGTCCTGCGCAACGGCGGGACGGTGGTCCTGGGCCGGGCGAAGGACGGCGGCGCGGAGTTCACGGTGCGGCTGCCCCTGACCGGCCGGCCGGCGCAGGCGGTACGGGCATGATCCGGGTGCTGGTCGTGGAGGACGACCCGGTGGCGGCCGACGCCCATCAGCTGTACGTGGGCCGGGTACCCGGCTTCGAGGTCGCCGCCGTCGCGCACACCCGGGCGGAGGCCGTGCGGGCGCTGGACCGGATGCCGGTGGATCTGCTGCTGCTCGACCTGTACCTGCCCGACGGACACGGGCTCCAGCTCCTGCGGGCCCTGCGGGCGGCCGGGCACGGTGCGGATGTCATCGCGGTGACGTCGGCGCGGGATCTGGCGGTGGTGCGGGAAGGCGTGTCGCTCGGGGTCGTGCAGTACGTGCTGAAGCCGTTCACCTACCCCACCCTCCGCGACAGGCTCGTGCGCTACGCCGAGTTCCGGGCGGCGGCCGGTGAGGCGAGCGGCCAGGACGAGGTGGACCGGGCACTGGGAGCGCTGCGGGTCGCGCACCCCGCGGCGCTGCCCAAAGGGCTGAGCGGTCCGACGCTGGAAGCGGTGACCCGGGCCCTGCGGGAGTCCCCGGACGGGGTGACGGCGGCGGCCGCCGGGGAGGGGCTGGGGATCTCCCGGATCACCGCACGCCGGTATCTGGAGCATCTGGTGACGGCCGGCCGCGCCGAGCGCCGGCCGAGCTACGGCCATGTGGGGCGGCCCGAACTGCGTTACCGGTGGGTGGCTGAAACTCGCTGACCGCCCGGAGGCCCTGGGAACGATCCTCCTAGGAGGATCATACGAAGGGTGAACTGTTAGGAACA includes these proteins:
- a CDS encoding M48 family metallopeptidase; translation: MDSRFPAWCGDCDWNVDPLGPEEEQQGRLARVRRTLAGRHGERLLAEVSAGGTLRPGRDRPALLAYGIALVVHGVTVALAAGGIWCVVGGWGSPGPVVAGLFFLALAWSLRPRIPRLPKDGLLLYRTDAPALYGLIDEIAQVAGTRSVDVIAVDADFNAGVRTCGVRGRRLLTLGVPLWETLEPQQRIAVLGHELGHYSNGDTRRGIVFATAYRSLATWHYYLRPTEDPAPLEMLANLVYLAPRSLVLGMLMLLDQLTLRSKQRAEYLADSVAARAGSTEAAVAFLDRLLVADSAVITVRRESNRLRTRPRGGGRAEEPTDGLWELLAAHMESIPEHEYERQRRVGARRGHSVDDTHPPTHLRRECLLAGAPTPAAVVTDNGRERRIAAELADARGQVARQIVRGD
- a CDS encoding maltokinase N-terminal cap-like domain-containing protein, which encodes MSEAASTRVALAKSTARIAKRRTNTRTTALLPSLTPLLHEWLPRQRWFAGKGRPVTGFSLVAATEILPLDTAGTGPGLLHLLVRAHQPDTAAQAHGDCYQLLLGVRTALPTRLTAARIGQVTDGPLAGRTLYEGLHDPRVADLLLERLRRPGTLGPLRFDRAAPIPSGLAPRFLDTEQSNSSLVYGDAYILKIFRRVFPGANPDLELPLALSREGCGRVPAPVAWFEASTPDTATGEPLTLGVLQPFLRGAQDGWQLALASLGSGRDFVPEAHALGRATAEVHTALAAALPTPALAHAQTRHLVAGMVERLEAAAQAVPALVPYVPGLRTAFDAVTALGHTGRSWAAQRVHGDLHLGQTLRGPDGFWSLIDFEGEPAKPLPERRSPQLPVRDVAGMLRSFDYAARSHRPWNPEWAARCRAAYCEGYARGAGTDPRSEPELLRAHETDKAVYEVLYEARHRPDWLPVPMAAIQRLATTTA
- the trxA gene encoding thioredoxin, whose product is MIHAEGVAEVTDTTFDEEVLGADLPVLVEFTADWCGPCRQLAPVLSAIAAEETGRIKIVQLDVDANPGITSRYAVLSMPTLMVFRDGEPVKSMVGARPKRRLLQELEDVFAAV
- a CDS encoding DinB family protein; the encoded protein is MTWTAPQVERTAQLGSLGTLDERRMLEGWLTRHRETLLAKCAGLDPEQLARTAVEPSDLSLLGLVRHMAEVERWWFRRQFRGEGIGDVHAGPSDGNEGLDGADPAGAERDFGLFRAEVAACDAAVAGHGLDEVFASTGGRPLSLRWVYLLMIQEYARHNGHADLLRERTDGVTGD
- the glgB gene encoding 1,4-alpha-glucan branching enzyme; its protein translation is MTARKPSRKSSEPIEVPAAPQPVTTEITAPQSVTADIKAPSTATTEPASAAASDPAAPASPAGRSKRSRAKQSASAAKAPKAPKTPKADADAATAPPRPRRGGGSKGALPATALDDGDRARLLAGEHHAPHDLLGAHLTRGGVVVRALRPFARSVSVLAQGLRAELQSDGDGFFSGVLPTPAVPEYRLLVAYEDNEIEVEDPYRFLPSLGELDLHLLGEGRHEELWTALGSQPMEHQGVAGTRFTVWAPNARGVRVTGDFNFWDGTGFPMRSLGSTGVWELFVPAIGEGTLYKFDICRPDGSHTQRSDPMARYAEVPPANASVVTASHHEWQDSDWMAHRGDRPVHQAPFSVYEVHLPSWRPGLNYRQLATQLPAYVKDLGFTHVELMPVSEHPFGGSWGYQVTGFYAPTSRLGTPDDFRFLVDALHAAGIGVLMDWVPAHFPRDDWALAEFDGRPLYEHSDPNRAAHPDWGTLEFDYGRKEVRNFLVANATYWCEEFHIDGLRVDAVASMLYLDYSREDGQWSPNEHGGRENLDAVAFLKEMNATVYRRNPGVVTMAEESTAWDGVTRATEHGGLGFGLKWNMGWMHDSLVYMSKEPIHRKYHHNEMTFSMVYAYSENYVLPISHDEVVHGKQALVSKMPGDWWQRRANHRAYLGFMWAHPGKQLLFMGQEFAQGAEWSEGHGPDWWLLDETYEASGDHRGVRTLVTDLNAVYGALPALWQRDTDPGGFSWIDGGAAEDNAFAFLRYDADGSPLLAVSHFSPVVRHDYRLGVPGGPEAWVEILNTDAARYGGSDVRNEDPLKPEDVPAHGRETSVTLTLPPLATVWFRPA
- a CDS encoding MerR family transcriptional regulator — encoded protein: MRIGELAERAGTTTRTLRYYESRGLLHARRAENGYRTYDEGDLRLIQQIRTLQDFGFDLEETRPFVDCLRAGHPAGDACPASLAVYRRKLDELDSLIGQLRTVRTEVGAQLARAELEAAAERPGGPEPRCELGG